From Cellulosimicrobium sp. ES-005, one genomic window encodes:
- a CDS encoding inorganic phosphate transporter, which translates to MDDVTETLLLVLVVVTALAFDFTNGFHDTGNAMATSIATKALKPKTAVALSAVLNMVGAFLSLAVAATIAKGLVDADVITLEVVLAGLVGGITWNLLTWLLGIPSSSSHALIGGVVGSVLAAVGTQGVIWSGVAAKVLIPALLAPLVAVGVASVGTWAVARLTRDVPEDVSTRAFRWGQVGSASLVSLAHGTNDAQKSMGIILLALIAAGAVPADSGVPFWVILACASFMALGTYLGGWRIIRTLGKGLVEIDTRQGMAAETSSAAVILMSGLFGYSLSTTHVATGSILGSGVGMPGATVRWGVAGRMLAAWGLTLPAAGLVGAACYGIQHGIGGAAGTVVVFAILVATSVAIWVASRRKPVDHNNVNDAWEEGAVDAGLEAEVVEAREAALERRLDAADPFADAEPQAAAPAAGAPTVTPTAARQRASV; encoded by the coding sequence ATGGACGACGTGACCGAGACGCTCCTGCTGGTGCTCGTCGTCGTGACCGCACTGGCCTTCGACTTCACCAACGGCTTCCACGACACGGGCAACGCGATGGCCACCTCCATCGCCACCAAGGCCCTCAAGCCCAAGACCGCCGTCGCCCTCTCCGCCGTCCTCAACATGGTCGGAGCGTTCCTCTCCCTGGCGGTCGCGGCGACCATCGCGAAGGGTCTGGTCGACGCCGACGTCATCACCCTCGAGGTCGTCCTCGCGGGGCTCGTGGGCGGCATCACCTGGAACCTGCTGACCTGGTTGCTCGGCATCCCGTCGAGCTCGTCGCACGCGCTGATCGGCGGCGTCGTCGGCTCGGTGCTCGCGGCCGTGGGGACGCAGGGCGTCATCTGGAGCGGTGTCGCCGCCAAGGTGCTCATCCCCGCGCTGCTCGCCCCGCTCGTCGCGGTCGGCGTCGCGAGCGTCGGGACCTGGGCCGTCGCGCGCCTCACGCGCGACGTCCCCGAGGACGTCTCGACCCGGGCGTTCCGCTGGGGCCAGGTCGGCTCGGCGTCGCTCGTCTCGCTCGCGCACGGCACCAACGACGCGCAGAAGTCGATGGGCATCATCCTGCTCGCGCTCATCGCGGCGGGCGCCGTCCCGGCGGACTCGGGCGTGCCGTTCTGGGTGATCCTCGCCTGTGCGTCCTTCATGGCGCTCGGCACGTACCTGGGCGGCTGGCGCATCATCCGCACGCTCGGCAAGGGCCTCGTCGAGATCGACACGCGTCAGGGCATGGCCGCCGAGACGTCGTCCGCGGCGGTGATCCTCATGTCCGGGCTGTTCGGGTACTCGCTCTCGACGACGCACGTCGCGACCGGCTCGATCCTCGGCTCGGGCGTCGGGATGCCGGGCGCCACGGTCCGCTGGGGCGTCGCGGGCCGCATGCTCGCCGCGTGGGGCCTGACGCTGCCGGCCGCCGGCCTCGTCGGCGCGGCCTGCTACGGCATCCAGCACGGGATCGGCGGCGCAGCGGGGACGGTCGTCGTGTTCGCGATCCTCGTCGCGACGTCCGTCGCCATCTGGGTCGCGTCGCGCCGCAAGCCCGTGGACCACAACAACGTCAACGACGCCTGGGAGGAGGGCGCGGTGGACGCCGGGCTCGAGGCCGAGGTCGTCGAGGCGCGCGAGGCCGCGCTGGAGCGCCGCCTCGACGCGGCCGACCCGTTCGCCGACGCCGAGCCGCAGGCCGCCGCGCCCGCTGCGGGCGCACCCACCGTGACCCCGACCGCCGCGCGCCAGCGCGCGAGCGTCTGA
- a CDS encoding LacI family DNA-binding transcriptional regulator, with translation MAARRPSPRPTLEAVAAVAGVSRATVSRVINGVPTVDPAIVEVVEKAIDETGYVPNLAARTLVTRRTGSVALVVSEPTERRHTSPFLERLFTDPYIGRVTAGAQQVLRPRDIHLAILPADPPAHDQVVRYVRQGHVDGVLLITSSSGDPLPARFAALSVPVVLSTHLDGADESAGVSWVDLDQAAGGRLAAEHLVARGRTRLATVAGPADVPFARARLEGFLDAVRAAGLPEPFVVEGDFTRAGGEAAARELLAARPDVDGVFGASDLMADGASTVLQEAGRRVPEDVAVVGFDDSTVAHQAHPPLTTVRQPVEEMAAEMARLLLAAIDAPETEPRSVLFDPTLVVRDSA, from the coding sequence ATGGCTGCCCGTCGCCCCTCGCCCCGCCCGACGCTCGAGGCCGTCGCGGCCGTCGCCGGCGTCTCCCGCGCCACCGTGTCCCGCGTCATCAACGGGGTGCCGACGGTCGACCCGGCGATCGTCGAGGTCGTCGAGAAGGCGATCGACGAGACGGGCTACGTCCCCAACCTCGCGGCGCGCACCCTCGTGACGCGACGCACCGGGTCGGTCGCGCTCGTCGTCTCCGAGCCGACGGAGCGGCGGCACACCAGCCCCTTCCTGGAGCGCCTGTTCACCGACCCCTACATCGGCCGGGTCACCGCCGGCGCGCAGCAGGTGCTCCGGCCGCGCGACATCCATCTCGCGATCCTGCCCGCCGACCCGCCCGCGCACGACCAGGTCGTGCGCTATGTGCGCCAGGGCCACGTCGACGGCGTCCTGCTCATCACGTCGAGCTCCGGCGACCCGCTGCCCGCGCGGTTCGCCGCGCTGTCCGTGCCGGTCGTGCTCTCGACGCACCTCGACGGGGCCGACGAGTCGGCCGGCGTGAGCTGGGTCGACCTCGACCAGGCCGCGGGCGGCCGCCTCGCGGCCGAGCACCTGGTGGCCCGCGGCCGGACGCGCCTGGCGACCGTCGCCGGGCCCGCCGACGTCCCCTTCGCGCGCGCCCGGCTGGAGGGCTTCCTCGACGCGGTGCGGGCCGCCGGTCTCCCCGAGCCGTTCGTCGTCGAGGGCGACTTCACGCGCGCGGGCGGCGAGGCGGCCGCGCGCGAGCTCCTCGCCGCACGCCCCGACGTCGACGGCGTGTTCGGCGCGAGCGACCTCATGGCCGACGGCGCGTCCACGGTCCTGCAGGAGGCCGGCCGGCGCGTCCCGGAGGACGTCGCGGTCGTCGGGTTCGACGACTCCACGGTCGCGCACCAGGCGCACCCCCCGCTCACGACGGTGCGTCAGCCCGTCGAGGAGATGGCGGCCGAGATGGCGCGCCTCCTGCTCGCGGCGATCGACGCCCCGGAGACCGAGCCTCGCTCGGTCCTGTTCGACCCGACCCTCGTGGTGCGCGACTCCGCCTGA
- a CDS encoding glycoside hydrolase family 3 N-terminal domain-containing protein, translated as MPPLTPRARTTWIVVAVVATLAAVSAVAWYLTRPGPAPVPSPSGAPSASPEPSPSATPPTPSTPPEDPLAGWTLEQKVGQLFMVGVDVSDPQQVSYDAVSQLHVGNVFLAGRSQAGTGPTADLVAGFTALVSPETTNGTPLFVATDQEGGYVQVLRGPGFSQIPTATDQATLDPATLQADATTWGGELAAAGVNLNLAPVMDLVPEGTAAQNPPIGYFQRNYGFTPDAVTAHANAFSAGMEASGVDVTIKHFPGLGRVTENTDTDAGVTDDVTTRDDPSVAVFASGIEAGAAFVMTSTAVYTQIDGSLPAAFSPVVVDGMLRGDLGFDGVVITDDVSAAQQVQAWSPAERAVLTIDAGGDMVLASADPSVVQPMVAAVVERATTDAAFAAKVDAAVLRVLAAKERLR; from the coding sequence GTGCCGCCCTTGACCCCCCGTGCCCGGACCACCTGGATCGTCGTCGCCGTCGTCGCCACGCTCGCCGCCGTCTCGGCGGTCGCGTGGTACCTCACCCGCCCAGGCCCCGCCCCGGTCCCGTCACCGTCGGGCGCGCCGAGCGCCTCGCCCGAGCCGTCGCCGTCGGCCACTCCCCCGACGCCGTCCACCCCGCCCGAGGACCCGCTGGCCGGGTGGACGCTCGAGCAGAAGGTCGGGCAGCTCTTCATGGTCGGCGTCGACGTGAGCGATCCGCAGCAGGTGAGCTACGACGCGGTGTCGCAGCTCCACGTCGGCAACGTGTTCCTCGCCGGGCGGTCGCAGGCGGGCACCGGTCCGACGGCCGACCTCGTCGCCGGCTTCACGGCGCTCGTCTCGCCGGAGACGACGAACGGCACCCCGCTGTTCGTCGCGACGGACCAGGAGGGCGGCTACGTGCAGGTGCTGCGCGGACCCGGGTTCTCGCAGATCCCTACGGCCACGGACCAGGCGACGCTCGACCCCGCGACGCTGCAGGCGGACGCGACGACGTGGGGCGGCGAGCTCGCGGCGGCCGGCGTGAACCTCAACCTCGCGCCGGTGATGGACCTCGTGCCCGAGGGCACGGCTGCGCAGAACCCGCCGATCGGGTACTTCCAGCGGAACTACGGGTTCACGCCGGACGCGGTGACGGCCCACGCGAACGCCTTCAGCGCCGGCATGGAGGCGTCCGGGGTGGACGTGACGATCAAGCACTTCCCGGGGCTGGGCCGCGTCACCGAGAACACCGACACCGACGCGGGCGTCACGGACGACGTGACGACCCGCGACGACCCGTCCGTCGCCGTCTTCGCCTCGGGGATCGAGGCGGGCGCCGCGTTCGTCATGACGTCCACCGCCGTCTACACGCAGATCGACGGCTCGTTGCCCGCGGCGTTCTCGCCCGTCGTCGTCGACGGGATGCTCCGCGGCGACCTCGGGTTCGACGGCGTCGTCATCACCGACGACGTGTCCGCGGCCCAGCAGGTGCAGGCGTGGTCGCCCGCCGAGCGCGCCGTCCTGACGATCGACGCGGGCGGCGACATGGTGCTCGCGTCCGCCGACCCGAGCGTCGTGCAGCCCATGGTCGCGGCCGTCGTCGAGCGCGCGACGACCGACGCGGCGTTCGCCGCGAAGGTCGACGCAGCGGTGCTCCGCGTGCTCGCCGCGAAGGAGCGTCTGCGCTGA
- a CDS encoding DUF5979 domain-containing protein: MTYRSPTRPVVLDRARRVTAALVAAVLALAGAVALVAGPQARPAAAAIGFCPDPDDFPNVGPVPVPGFTDNNVAVYAGGNYTATGTSAESEGVLVVRGDATFDTPGSFNVGTVGAGSGIVPEPGSPMLHVGGVMSIAAGTNVIVGANLDGGGAVHVGGDLEDAGGLDTNGGAVETNMGTDAALAPWEGFQTVIVDESAVLGAVPATGTAARDGGRVTFTSTDPSNTTLQAFTVDAAVLDGASEFFFVGVPDGAPVVVNVVGDAPVTVSAAYVDINGARVDDPANIGNAAARLMWNFTGSSDVTVSGAGQWVGSILAPSADQVTLTSSTNGRVYAGNDLTTSGSGNEQHNYPWIGPGPFSCIPSASFVVQKTVTGEAAADVPADTTFDVEYTYEEPDGTTGGDTLVVPISGALVSGPTLPVGTVVTITETDLPTVPGVEWGTPVIQVNGEPLGDPAQFTIQENQTVTVTVVNTANGGAVPVVGGFSVAKAVTGDAAGLVPDDTAFLVDWDATLPEGATYDGDLSGTLPVLADGTVVDGPSDLPVGTTVTLTEQTPLPEVEGVEWGDPVLSPASPITVVEGATGVAVTVTNVADAVVGGFTVQKVLEGDAADVVPSETAFLVDWTATVPAGVAYDGDTSGTLTVLADGSVTDGPSDLPVGTTVTLVEQQPLPDVDGVVWGLPTLEPASPITIVEGPTSVAVTVTNTAIAPEEVGGFAVQKTVTGDASGAVPPGTAFVVAWEAEVPPDSGYEGPTSGTVTVLADGTVVDGPQDLPAGTVVTFTEQTMPDVPGVDWGQPTVSPGTVTIGEGDAVAGVVVTNTATAQVGGFSLAKTVEGDLAGSVPPGTAFEVEWSATLPTGFTYDGPLTGTLTVLADGTVVDGPQDLPVGTVVTFTEINLPEVDGVVWGAPTFSPDAVTVGDEENTLVTLTNTTQDVAEVGGFSVAKEVTGDRADLVPAGTEFSVAYSYELDGTLVGGYLQVPADGTVVAGPQNLPVGTVVTYTEADLPDVPGVAWGVPTFSPPTVVVGDGQNTLVTATNTANQALGGFSVVKRVTGEASDAVPPTTEFVVGYAYDGPDGAVTGSLTVRADGVAVDGPQDLPVGTVVRLTETDLPEIGGVDWGTPTFTVDGTAVTEVTVGDGTVVVTLTNTADDEELAITGTDAVLVTVLALAFLGTGSALLLLRARQRRLA, from the coding sequence ATGACCTACCGCTCGCCCACCCGTCCCGTCGTCCTCGACCGTGCTCGTCGGGTCACCGCGGCACTCGTCGCCGCCGTGCTCGCGCTGGCGGGTGCGGTCGCGCTGGTGGCCGGCCCGCAGGCCCGGCCCGCCGCGGCGGCGATCGGGTTCTGCCCCGACCCGGACGACTTCCCGAACGTCGGACCCGTGCCGGTCCCGGGTTTCACCGACAACAACGTCGCCGTCTACGCGGGCGGGAACTACACGGCGACGGGGACCTCGGCCGAGAGCGAGGGCGTGCTCGTCGTGCGGGGCGACGCGACGTTCGACACCCCGGGGAGCTTCAACGTGGGCACGGTCGGCGCCGGTTCGGGCATCGTGCCGGAGCCGGGGTCGCCCATGCTGCACGTCGGCGGCGTGATGAGCATCGCCGCCGGGACCAACGTCATCGTGGGCGCCAACCTCGACGGCGGCGGCGCGGTGCACGTCGGGGGCGACCTGGAGGACGCGGGCGGGCTCGACACCAACGGGGGCGCGGTCGAGACGAACATGGGCACGGACGCCGCGCTCGCCCCGTGGGAGGGGTTCCAGACCGTGATCGTCGACGAGTCGGCCGTGCTCGGCGCGGTCCCGGCGACCGGGACCGCGGCGCGCGACGGAGGGCGCGTCACGTTCACCAGCACCGACCCGAGCAACACGACGCTCCAGGCGTTCACCGTCGACGCGGCCGTCCTCGACGGCGCGTCGGAGTTCTTCTTCGTGGGCGTCCCGGACGGCGCACCCGTCGTCGTGAACGTCGTCGGCGACGCGCCCGTCACGGTCTCGGCCGCCTACGTCGACATCAACGGCGCGCGCGTCGACGACCCGGCGAACATCGGCAACGCCGCGGCGCGGCTGATGTGGAACTTCACGGGGAGCAGCGACGTCACCGTGAGCGGCGCGGGGCAGTGGGTCGGCTCGATCCTCGCCCCGTCCGCGGACCAGGTGACGCTCACGTCGAGCACCAACGGGCGCGTCTACGCGGGCAACGACCTCACGACGTCGGGCAGCGGCAACGAGCAGCACAACTACCCCTGGATCGGCCCGGGGCCGTTCAGCTGCATCCCGTCGGCGAGCTTCGTCGTCCAGAAGACCGTCACGGGCGAGGCCGCCGCCGACGTGCCCGCGGACACGACGTTCGACGTCGAGTACACGTACGAGGAGCCGGACGGGACGACCGGCGGCGACACGCTCGTCGTGCCGATCAGCGGTGCGCTCGTCAGCGGCCCGACGCTCCCCGTCGGCACCGTCGTCACGATCACCGAGACCGACCTGCCCACGGTGCCGGGCGTCGAGTGGGGCACGCCCGTGATCCAGGTGAACGGGGAGCCGCTCGGCGACCCCGCCCAGTTCACGATCCAGGAGAACCAGACCGTCACGGTCACCGTGGTGAACACGGCGAACGGTGGTGCCGTCCCGGTGGTGGGCGGGTTCTCCGTGGCCAAGGCCGTGACGGGCGACGCCGCGGGGCTCGTGCCCGACGACACCGCGTTCCTCGTCGACTGGGACGCCACGCTCCCTGAGGGGGCCACGTACGACGGCGACCTGTCGGGCACGCTGCCCGTCCTCGCGGACGGGACCGTGGTGGACGGCCCGTCCGACCTGCCGGTCGGCACGACCGTCACGCTCACGGAGCAGACGCCGCTGCCGGAGGTCGAGGGCGTGGAGTGGGGCGACCCCGTGCTCAGCCCGGCGTCGCCGATCACGGTCGTCGAGGGCGCGACCGGGGTCGCGGTCACGGTGACCAACGTCGCGGACGCCGTGGTCGGGGGCTTCACGGTCCAGAAGGTGCTCGAAGGCGACGCGGCCGACGTCGTCCCGTCCGAGACCGCGTTCCTCGTCGACTGGACGGCGACCGTCCCCGCGGGTGTCGCGTACGACGGCGACACGTCGGGCACGCTGACCGTCCTCGCCGACGGGAGCGTGACGGACGGCCCGTCCGACCTGCCGGTCGGCACGACCGTGACGCTCGTCGAGCAGCAGCCGCTGCCCGACGTCGACGGTGTCGTCTGGGGCCTGCCGACGCTCGAGCCCGCGTCTCCGATCACGATCGTCGAGGGGCCGACGAGCGTCGCCGTGACCGTGACCAACACGGCGATCGCGCCCGAGGAGGTCGGCGGGTTCGCGGTGCAGAAGACCGTCACGGGCGACGCGTCCGGGGCCGTGCCGCCGGGCACCGCGTTCGTCGTCGCCTGGGAGGCGGAGGTTCCGCCCGACTCCGGCTACGAGGGTCCGACCTCCGGGACGGTGACCGTGCTCGCGGACGGGACCGTGGTGGACGGCCCGCAGGACCTGCCCGCGGGCACGGTCGTGACGTTCACGGAGCAGACCATGCCCGACGTCCCCGGCGTGGACTGGGGGCAGCCGACCGTCTCGCCCGGCACCGTCACCATCGGTGAGGGGGACGCGGTCGCGGGCGTGGTCGTGACGAACACGGCGACCGCGCAGGTCGGCGGGTTCTCGCTCGCGAAGACGGTCGAGGGCGACCTCGCCGGGAGCGTGCCCCCCGGGACGGCGTTCGAGGTCGAGTGGTCTGCGACCCTGCCCACGGGCTTCACGTACGACGGCCCCCTCACGGGGACGCTGACCGTGCTCGCGGACGGCACCGTGGTGGACGGCCCGCAGGACCTCCCGGTCGGGACGGTCGTGACGTTCACCGAGATCAACCTGCCGGAGGTCGACGGCGTCGTCTGGGGCGCCCCCACGTTCTCCCCGGACGCCGTGACGGTCGGCGACGAGGAGAACACCCTCGTCACGCTGACCAACACCACGCAGGACGTGGCCGAGGTCGGCGGGTTCTCCGTCGCCAAGGAGGTGACCGGCGACCGCGCGGACCTCGTGCCCGCCGGAACCGAGTTCAGCGTCGCGTACTCGTACGAGCTCGACGGCACCCTCGTCGGCGGCTACCTCCAGGTCCCGGCCGACGGGACGGTCGTCGCCGGCCCGCAGAACCTCCCGGTCGGCACGGTCGTCACCTACACGGAGGCGGACCTGCCCGACGTCCCCGGCGTCGCGTGGGGCGTCCCGACGTTCAGCCCACCGACGGTCGTCGTCGGCGACGGGCAGAACACGCTGGTCACCGCGACCAACACGGCGAACCAGGCGCTCGGCGGGTTCTCCGTGGTCAAGCGGGTGACCGGCGAGGCGTCCGACGCCGTCCCCCCGACCACGGAGTTCGTCGTGGGCTACGCGTACGACGGCCCGGACGGCGCCGTCACGGGGTCGCTCACCGTCCGCGCCGACGGGGTCGCCGTCGACGGCCCGCAGGACCTGCCCGTGGGGACGGTCGTGCGGCTCACCGAGACCGACCTGCCCGAGATCGGCGGGGTCGACTGGGGCACGCCGACCTTCACGGTCGACGGGACGGCGGTCACCGAGGTGACGGTCGGCGACGGCACGGTGGTCGTGACGCTCACCAACACCGCGGACGACGAGGAGCTCGCGATCACCGGCACCGACGCGGTGCTCGTGACCGTCCTCGCCCTGGCGTTCCTCGGGACCGGCAGCGCGCTCCTGCTGCTCCGCGCCCGGCAGCGCCGCCTCGCCTGA